TATTATATCTGACTTGTTTGTTCCCTGATAGTGATATTTCAAAGCCTTTTCACCGAATTTATTGAAATATTTATCTACCTCAGGGTCGGCTTTAATAAATAGAGAAGGTTTTCCACAAAACAAATACTCGGCAATAAATGACATACTGTCTAATATCATGGCATCGGATGAATTAAAAAGATCAACATAATTTCCGGTTTCTAACTGTCCATTCGGCAATAGCTTCCACGAATTATAATAACTCTCAGTAAGTTCCCTACCCCAACCTTCCTGTTGGTATAGCGTCTTCTTCAAATAAGGATGCGGTTTGAATGCAATTTGAATATCACTTTCATACTTTTTAACAACGTCAAGCATAAATCCGGATAGCTCCAGAAAATTTGATGCAGCTGTCCTGTCCGCTCCGCGATTACGCACAGACCAGTGAGGCGCCCAAATTATTCTTTTTAGCTCATTATTGGTATTCTTCCATGCGTAATTCTCTAATCTCTCTTGGTATTGAAAGCAATCGGTTCCGGGATGACCGGTCACCTCAACATTTCTTCCTTTGTTTTTTGCAAACTTTCCGGCAAGTTCTTTATGAATGTCAGTCTCATAAAACGCTTTCCATAGCAGGCTATGAAAAGTTTTATCATAGAAATGTTCTTTTGCTTCCATAATAAAACTGTACTGAACATAACAGGTTAAAACATCAAGAAAGTTAGAAATCTGATACTCTTTCAGCGTATAGCCATAAGGATTGGTGAAGAAAACGATATCAGGTGATATCACTTCTTTTACATCTAAATAAGTACCATTTTTATTGTTATAAGTTTTTATAACCTCATATCCATTATTTAAAAAATACTCATAGGACTTATTCATTTGATGATGAATTTCATCTGCATCTAACAAATATATTGGAGGGCACACCACTACGACGGGTTCAAAGCGCTCGTCTTTTTTTAGCAGGAAATACAAATTTTCATATTTCCATATATCAATATTCAAAACTAGAAAAGCTACTTTTATCCTCTCCTTATTCCTTACTTTATTTAAAAATGCATTGTGTCTGAAGGGCTGTAACTTAATACGCACATAATTAATTGGTCTTAGAAACTCTGTGCGGACCCTTCTCAAGAAATCAATTATAAATTCCGGTAAATTTTTCTTTGTGAAACTATTCATAAATTGTCACACCAGCTACTGATCTATTCTTTCTAAGTAAATTCTATTTATTGAGAAAAAATAATTCTGAAATACAAATACTAAGTGTTACAATTTTTGTGTTCTTCTCGCAAATTGGGAATAGAATTTATTCATATAATATTGTTAGAAAACCTATAAGTATTCACACATAATTAATTATTCTAATAACTAATATCTTTTTCCCCTATTAAATAGCTATTTGAATTTTTCTCTTATAGTCTCGTTATATTTATGTAATATTTGACATTCAGATAGAGCTGCTTTTGATAATGCTAATTATTGGATCACGCTCATGCCAAAAGTTCCGATTCTTTCATTATTATCGGTTGGGCATCAACATCCCTAAGAAAAACCATGGGCTCATCATAGGAATAATCGATTCTTTCCATATTGGAAAGTTCAGTCGAAAATAGAGCCTCCAAGGTATCCATTGGAATATTGGCACCACCGGCAGCAATAGAGGAAGTAAAGGCAACATGG
This is a stretch of genomic DNA from Halalkalibaculum roseum. It encodes these proteins:
- a CDS encoding CDP-glycerol glycerophosphotransferase family protein; amino-acid sequence: MNSFTKKNLPEFIIDFLRRVRTEFLRPINYVRIKLQPFRHNAFLNKVRNKERIKVAFLVLNIDIWKYENLYFLLKKDERFEPVVVVCPPIYLLDADEIHHQMNKSYEYFLNNGYEVIKTYNNKNGTYLDVKEVISPDIVFFTNPYGYTLKEYQISNFLDVLTCYVQYSFIMEAKEHFYDKTFHSLLWKAFYETDIHKELAGKFAKNKGRNVEVTGHPGTDCFQYQERLENYAWKNTNNELKRIIWAPHWSVRNRGADRTAASNFLELSGFMLDVVKKYESDIQIAFKPHPYLKKTLYQQEGWGRELTESYYNSWKLLPNGQLETGNYVDLFNSSDAMILDSMSFIAEYLFCGKPSLFIKADPEVDKYFNKFGEKALKYHYQGTNKSDIIDFIENVVIKGNDSMKENRDRFYRETLKPPHGKSASQNIYTILCDEIFNNLKREL